In a genomic window of Vigna angularis cultivar LongXiaoDou No.4 chromosome 6, ASM1680809v1, whole genome shotgun sequence:
- the LOC108343198 gene encoding polyadenylate-binding protein RBP45 isoform X2 — protein sequence MMQQPGLGMAPPTMGQQPPQQYQQQPPPQQQPYVMMPPQPQAPPPMWAPSAQPSSQQQPASVDEVRTLWIGDLQYWMDENYLYTCFAPTGEVTSVKVIRNKQTSQSEGYGFIEFNSRASAERILQTYNGAIMPNGGQSFRLNWASFSAGERRHDDSPDYTIFVGDLAADVTDYLLQETFRARFNSVKGAKVVIDRLTGRTKGYGFVRFADESEQVRAMTEMQGVLCSTRPMRIGPASNKTPATQPKASYQNSQAQGTQNENDPNNTTIFVGNLDANVSDDHLRQVFSQYGELVHVKIPAGKRCGFVQFADR from the exons ATGATGCAGCAGCCAGGACTCGGCATGGCTCCTCCCACCATGGGGCAGCAGCCACCGCAACAGTATCAGCAGCAGCCGCCGCCGCAGCAGCAACCCTACGTCATGATGCCGCCGCAGCCCCAGGCGCCTCCGCCCATGTGGGCCCCCTCCGCCCAGCCTTCGTCGCAGCAGCAGCCAGCCAGCGTTGACGAGGTCCGGACCCTGTGGATCGGCGATTTGCAGTACTGGATGGATGAAAACTATCTCTACACCTGCTTTGCACCGACCGGAGAG GTTACATCTGTCAAAGTGATTCGAAATAAGCAAACCAGTCAATCAGAAGGTTACGGGTTCATTGAATTTAACAGTCGTGCTTCAGCCGAGAGAATCCTTCAAACATATAATGGGGCTATTATGCCAAATGGGGGGCAGAGTTTCAGGTTGAATTGGGCAAGTTTTAGTGCTGGTGAAAGGCGACATGATGATTCTCCTGATTACACAATATTTGTTGGCGACTTGGCTGCAGATGTTACTGATTACTTGCTCCAAGAGACATTTAGGGCTCGTTTCAATTCCGTGAAGGGTGCAAAAGTTGTTATTGATAGGCTAACTGGTCGGACCAAGGGTTATGGCTTTGTTAGGTTTGCGGATGAGAGTGAACAAGTGAGGGCTATGACTGAGATGCAAGGGGTTCTTTGCTCAACTAGACCCATGAGAATTGGGCCAGCCAGTAACAAAACCCCTGCTACTCAGCCGAAAG CATCATATCAGAATTCTCAAGCTCAAGGCACACAGAACGAGAATGATCCTAATAATACAACT ATTTTTGTGGGCAATTTGGACGCTAATGTCAGCGATGATCATTTGAGACAAGTTTTTAGCCAGTATGGAGAATTAGTTCATGTGAAGATTCCAGCAGGCAAGCGATGCGGTTTTGTCCAATTCGCTGACAGGTAA
- the LOC108343198 gene encoding polyadenylate-binding protein RBP45 isoform X1, with the protein MMQQPGLGMAPPTMGQQPPQQYQQQPPPQQQPYVMMPPQPQAPPPMWAPSAQPSSQQQPASVDEVRTLWIGDLQYWMDENYLYTCFAPTGEVTSVKVIRNKQTSQSEGYGFIEFNSRASAERILQTYNGAIMPNGGQSFRLNWASFSAGERRHDDSPDYTIFVGDLAADVTDYLLQETFRARFNSVKGAKVVIDRLTGRTKGYGFVRFADESEQVRAMTEMQGVLCSTRPMRIGPASNKTPATQPKASYQNSQAQGTQNENDPNNTTIFVGNLDANVSDDHLRQVFSQYGELVHVKIPAGKRCGFVQFADRNCAEEALRMLNGTLLGGQNVRLSWGRSPSNKQAQADPNQWNGSGGYYGYAQGYENYGYAPAGQDPNVYGSYPGYPGYQPPQQQQQQMGYS; encoded by the exons ATGATGCAGCAGCCAGGACTCGGCATGGCTCCTCCCACCATGGGGCAGCAGCCACCGCAACAGTATCAGCAGCAGCCGCCGCCGCAGCAGCAACCCTACGTCATGATGCCGCCGCAGCCCCAGGCGCCTCCGCCCATGTGGGCCCCCTCCGCCCAGCCTTCGTCGCAGCAGCAGCCAGCCAGCGTTGACGAGGTCCGGACCCTGTGGATCGGCGATTTGCAGTACTGGATGGATGAAAACTATCTCTACACCTGCTTTGCACCGACCGGAGAG GTTACATCTGTCAAAGTGATTCGAAATAAGCAAACCAGTCAATCAGAAGGTTACGGGTTCATTGAATTTAACAGTCGTGCTTCAGCCGAGAGAATCCTTCAAACATATAATGGGGCTATTATGCCAAATGGGGGGCAGAGTTTCAGGTTGAATTGGGCAAGTTTTAGTGCTGGTGAAAGGCGACATGATGATTCTCCTGATTACACAATATTTGTTGGCGACTTGGCTGCAGATGTTACTGATTACTTGCTCCAAGAGACATTTAGGGCTCGTTTCAATTCCGTGAAGGGTGCAAAAGTTGTTATTGATAGGCTAACTGGTCGGACCAAGGGTTATGGCTTTGTTAGGTTTGCGGATGAGAGTGAACAAGTGAGGGCTATGACTGAGATGCAAGGGGTTCTTTGCTCAACTAGACCCATGAGAATTGGGCCAGCCAGTAACAAAACCCCTGCTACTCAGCCGAAAG CATCATATCAGAATTCTCAAGCTCAAGGCACACAGAACGAGAATGATCCTAATAATACAACT ATTTTTGTGGGCAATTTGGACGCTAATGTCAGCGATGATCATTTGAGACAAGTTTTTAGCCAGTATGGAGAATTAGTTCATGTGAAGATTCCAGCAGGCAAGCGATGCGGTTTTGTCCAATTCGCTGACAG GAACTGTGCTGAAGAGGCACTTCGGATGCTAAATGGGACACTACTGGGTGGACAAAATGTTCGTCTGTCATGGGGACGCAGTCCTTCAAACAAACAG GCTCAGGCAGATCCAAACCAGTGGAATGGAAGTGGTGGATACTATGGGTATGCACAAGGTTATGAAAACTATGGTTATGCTCCTGCTGGTCAGGATCCCAACGTGTATGGCAGTTATCCGGGGTATCCTGGTTACCAACCTCctcagcagcagcagcagcaaatGGGATACAGTTGA
- the LOC108342669 gene encoding uncharacterized protein LOC108342669 has protein sequence MDLCRRSNAYSKVDKEDPEDIIHRRAQFLIHKVLEKADSRRKPSCLRLRISKLKIKIGKRLMRLRKRIMSGVSTVRLGIHGHFITQLKTWKRIFGREKPGRQSQTLITLPPLISS, from the coding sequence ATGGATCTGTGTAGGCGGTCTAATGCTTACTCAAAGGTGGATAAGGAGGACCCTGAAGACATAATCCACAGAAGGGCACAGTTTCTGATCCACAAAGTGTTGGAGAAAGCAGATTCACGCAGAAAGCCGTCATGCCTCAGACTCAGAATTTCTAAGTTGAAGATTAAGATTGGGAAGAGGCTAATGAGGCTGAGGAAGCGAATTATGTCAGGTGTTTCCACAGTCAGACTTGGCATTCATGGACACTTCATCACTCAACTCAAAACATGGAAGAGAATCTTTGGCAGAGAAAAACCTGGAAGACAGTCACAGACCCTCATCACCCTTCCTCCTCTCATCAGTTCATGA